The following is a genomic window from Candidatus Poribacteria bacterium.
TAATGGCGTCAACCGGCACTCCGAACTCCTGACTTATGAACCTTTTAGTGTAAAGCAGATGTCTGCAGATCATCTCGCCAGAGCTGAGGTTTTCATCTCCCTCCACCCAGGTGCTGGCTGTGATCTCCCATCTTCCCTCTTTAAAACGCTCCTTAACCCTCTCATAGAGCTCGGGCAGATACTCCTTCAACGCCATGTAGGTGGAAGCCTGGCTTTGAGAGAATCGAAATTCGGGGAATTCATCCATGAGCCTGTCCACCGTGGAGAAAGTGTCGTTTATGACGCTGACCGTCTCCGGCCAAGGCCACATCCAGTTCATGTCTATATGAGCGTGCCCGACGCAGTAGATCGTGTATTCTTTCGCCACCTTCCCGATCGGTTTGAGTATTTTTTCGGCCTCTTCGACGGCGGACTTTAGGTCCGATTCCCCTTCCTTAAGCTTCGACTCCACATGTTGAACGGCCTTCTCTATAAGCCGCTGCCACTCCTCCTTTTTTTCGGGCCTGGCCTCACATAACCCCAAGGAGAATCGGATCTCGTGATAGAACCTGTCGATGTATCTCCTCTCCCCTTTGACCGAAGATCTTATCGATTCAAGCCGTTCCTCCATTCTTCTCTCCTGACGATGATGGATTTCTGAAGATCGATCTTGATTATAACCTATACGGCGGAAGGGGTCAAATCTATTTGCTCGTATTGTGCCGATCATATCACCGTCAGGCGTGGGGATCTCGAGGCTGCTACCCACCGTAACTGGTATTACTTATTGACTTTTCCCCCAGGTTCTGATAGGATTAGATGAGGAATTCCGCTTTTTCGAGGGGAGAAAGCGATGTTAAACATATTTGCTGTGGCGCCCTCAACGGTCAAAGTAGGGGAGAGGTTCTCCATTGGGGTTAAGATCTGCACGCATCCTTATTTTGTCGGCGCTTCCTGCTATATGCACTCCCATCCGGTGAAAAGCCCGTTTAATTCGTCCCCACGCGGAATCATTTACATGGATAACGTTCCACCTGAGTGGCAAGGGACAATCGAAATCCGCGGAGGGGAGGATTATAACGGGCCTGAACGATTTGTGTTTGATGGTAAGACAAGCCCTTTCCCGGGGGACAGAAGACCAATCGCACGGATAGAAGGTTTGAGCTTCTCAAGGCCGGGCACTAAATTCATTGAGATCATCGAAACCGGAAGTGGAAATACGTTCGTGAGCAATCCCATCAGAGTCTCGCCCGGAGAGCCCGAGGAACGGCTTTTTTGGGCGGATCTTCACTGCCAGACGTTTTTTAGCGATGGATTACGCTGCCCTGAGGAACTTTATCGCTTCGCCCGAGACGAAGCTTTCCTCGATGTATTTGCCCTTTCCGATCACTCCGAAGCCCTCACCGACAGGCAATGGGACTACTTCACGGCCGTTACAAATGATTTTAACTGCCCGGGGCGGTTTGTCACCTTGGTGGGGCAGGAGTGGACCAGCGGGAAATGGGGTCACAGGAACGCCTACTTCCCCGGAGATTACGGTCCCATCTGGAGATGCCTAGATCCTAAGTTCAGCGATTTGGAAGATCTCTACGCCGCGGCGAGGGAATATGGAGCTTTGTTGATTCCCCATCACTCAGCGAATGAAGAGATGGGCATTAACTGGGACAACGGACATGATCCGGAGGTAGAACGGCTTGTAGAAATTTATTCCATCTGGGGCAATAGTGAACGCCCCGCCAGAGAGGGAAATCCCAGACCTATACGTGTCAACGGCGGCGAGAGAGATGGACGACACGTCGTCGATGCTCTCAGGCGAGGTTATCGATTCGGAATTGTAGGCGGGGGAGATATTCACGATGGAAGACCTGGCGATGAACTGCATACCCTACAACGGAGACCTGAAAGCTACCGCAGGCTCTGGCGTCAGGGAATAACGGGCATCTGGGCGAGAAAACTGACACGAGAAGCGATCTTCGAGGCACTGTGGAACCGCCGTGTCTTCGCCACCACGAATGTGAGGATATTCCTTAAATTCAGCGCCGATGGATCGCCGATGGGTTCAGAGGTGAAAGCGAACAATGAGGTTCATTTTCTCCTGGAGATCGCAAGCGAGGTGCCAATCGCGCGTATCGACCTGGTGAAAAACGGCGATGATCTCCACACCGAGTATCCGAATGTCAGAGAGTTAGTCCGTGATTTCAGCGATGATCCCGAAGATGGAGATTGGTATTATGTGAGGGTGACTCGCATAGATGGTGAGATGGCTTGGTCAAGCCCCATCTGGATCAAGAGATAACCTGCCGCTCTTCCGGCGTATCGCGAATATATCAACCGCCGCAATTGATTTAAGAAATTGAAATCCCCCCTTTTTTGCGATAGGATTTCCCTCCGAGAAAGCTCAGTAGATTCTCAAACGGAGGACAAGCATGAGGATCGAGGAAATCACCATGATACTGTTTCTGCTCGTGGTGGTTCCAAAGATGGCTGTTTCCTCGCTTGATGAAGGGATCTGGCCGCTTCCGGAATGGTCCCGCGCCACACCGTCGGAGATGGGTCTGGATGAGTCTCTGCTGCGTCGAGCTCGGGATTATGCGCTGAGCGGCGGTGGTTCGGGACTCATTATCCGGCATGGCAGGGTGGTTATGGCTTGGGGCGATCCGAAGCGGCTCTACGACCTTAAATCCACCACGAAATCCATCGGTGTCACGGCCCTCGGCCTGGCCATCAAGGACGGCAAAATGCGCTTGGACGATAAGGCTATCAGATATCATCCAAGCTTGGGCGTGCCGCCCGAGAGCAACCGTAAAACCGGCTGGCTCAACGAGATCACCATCCTTCACCTTGCAACACAGACGGCGGGTTTCGCCAAGCCCGGGGGATACACCGAGTTGCTTTTCGAGCCGGGGACGATGTGGCATTACAGCGACAGCGGCCCGAATTGGCTGGTGGAGTGCATAACCCTTGTTTATCGATGTGACCTGAGGGACCTTCTCTTCGAGCGTGTGTTCACGCCGTTGGGCATCAAGCCGAGCGATCTGAAATGGCGTGAAAACGCCTACCGTCCACACACCATCAACGGCATCAAACGACGGGAGTTCGGTTCGGGCATCAGCGCTGATGTGGACGCGATGGCTCGTATCGGCTATCTCTATCTGCGCGAGGGACGGTGGAGCGGGAGACAGATCCTCCCGAAAGAGTTCGTAGATACCGTTCGCAGGCCCGTACCCGATTTGATCGGTCTGCCCGAATACGATCCCGAAAAATACGGCAACGCCTCCGATCACTATGGTTTGCTCTGGTGGAACAACGGCGATGGCACATTACCCGGTGTTCCGCGCGATGCCTATTGGTCGTGGGGATTATACGACAGTTTGATAGTGGTTATCCCTTCCCTCGATATCGTGATTGCCAGGGCGGGGAGATCC
Proteins encoded in this region:
- a CDS encoding CehA/McbA family metallohydrolase, producing MLNIFAVAPSTVKVGERFSIGVKICTHPYFVGASCYMHSHPVKSPFNSSPRGIIYMDNVPPEWQGTIEIRGGEDYNGPERFVFDGKTSPFPGDRRPIARIEGLSFSRPGTKFIEIIETGSGNTFVSNPIRVSPGEPEERLFWADLHCQTFFSDGLRCPEELYRFARDEAFLDVFALSDHSEALTDRQWDYFTAVTNDFNCPGRFVTLVGQEWTSGKWGHRNAYFPGDYGPIWRCLDPKFSDLEDLYAAAREYGALLIPHHSANEEMGINWDNGHDPEVERLVEIYSIWGNSERPAREGNPRPIRVNGGERDGRHVVDALRRGYRFGIVGGGDIHDGRPGDELHTLQRRPESYRRLWRQGITGIWARKLTREAIFEALWNRRVFATTNVRIFLKFSADGSPMGSEVKANNEVHFLLEIASEVPIARIDLVKNGDDLHTEYPNVRELVRDFSDDPEDGDWYYVRVTRIDGEMAWSSPIWIKR